The Candidatus Auribacterota bacterium genome includes a region encoding these proteins:
- a CDS encoding universal stress protein, translated as MISIKKILCPIDFSDFSLYALTYAVSFAQQYKAKLLLLHVVDVFLHDPAYFAPYAPDRSMFDDFEKKAGARLEEVRRKNIPAGIEAELIVGTGRAFVEIVRAAKGKEADMIVIATHGRTGISHAMFGSTAEKVVRKAPCPVLSIKHPEHEFVMP; from the coding sequence ATGATCAGCATAAAAAAGATCTTATGCCCGATTGATTTTTCAGATTTTTCCCTCTACGCGCTCACCTATGCGGTGAGCTTTGCCCAGCAGTACAAGGCAAAGCTGCTCCTGCTGCACGTGGTGGACGTCTTTCTCCACGACCCCGCCTACTTTGCGCCGTACGCGCCCGACAGATCCATGTTCGACGATTTCGAGAAGAAGGCGGGGGCGCGGCTCGAAGAGGTGCGGAGGAAGAACATCCCCGCGGGGATAGAGGCCGAGCTGATTGTCGGGACGGGGCGCGCATTCGTTGAGATTGTCAGGGCGGCGAAGGGAAAAGAGGCCGATATGATCGTGATCGCCACGCACGGCCGGACAGGCATCAGCCACGCCATGTTTGGCTCCACGGCGGAAAAGGTGGTTCGGAAAGCTCCCTGCCCTGTGTTGAGCATCAAGCACCCCGAGCATGAATTTGTCATGCCATAA